Proteins encoded by one window of Pseudomonas tructae:
- a CDS encoding TolC family protein — MNRHLFNGWLAGLLVVCTHVQGAAADACPGHVSLSEPLGLSTAVAMALCADPEVREAWLSQLSSQANLDAAHSAYWPTVQAQLSSGRANRKTRYDNFPEADSTLSTRTNSYGLDLSWVLYDFGLRAAKVEGARQVLNAASSSRVEKIQATVLDTSKAFYQVQANAALLEAKRSAESLAANSLKAATAKYQAGAGEQSDRLQAQTTHEQAQLERVLAEGEYAAAQGALASALGLSPSAPLTLAALNEPAGQEAEFMASVDALMAQARAQHPAIDKARAEWAATRAKADEARAQGRPKVSLFSSYQQQDTPIDQVSTRQQIETWSVGVQITVPIFDGFLSRRRARAADYEAGAREQAVAQTERTVALNVWKSRQALDARTRALAISRSFVSSAGQSQRVALGRYKAGVGSIIELLRAQNELAIAEQRRVEAQVNWYTARLQLAADLGQLHGAL; from the coding sequence ATGAACAGGCACCTGTTCAACGGGTGGCTGGCAGGGCTGCTGGTTGTCTGCACCCATGTGCAAGGCGCGGCCGCCGATGCCTGCCCCGGCCATGTATCACTGTCCGAGCCGCTGGGCTTGTCCACTGCCGTCGCCATGGCCCTGTGCGCCGATCCTGAGGTACGCGAGGCCTGGCTGTCGCAACTGAGCAGCCAGGCCAACCTTGATGCCGCGCATTCGGCGTACTGGCCGACCGTGCAAGCCCAGCTCAGCAGTGGGCGCGCCAACCGCAAGACGCGCTACGACAACTTTCCCGAAGCCGACTCGACCTTGAGCACCCGCACCAACAGCTACGGCCTGGACCTGAGCTGGGTGTTGTATGACTTTGGCCTGCGGGCGGCGAAAGTCGAGGGCGCCCGCCAAGTGTTGAACGCCGCCAGCAGCAGCCGCGTGGAGAAAATCCAGGCAACGGTGCTCGACACCAGCAAAGCCTTCTACCAGGTCCAGGCCAACGCCGCCTTGCTCGAGGCCAAGCGCAGTGCCGAGTCCCTGGCGGCCAACAGCCTCAAGGCGGCTACGGCCAAATACCAGGCCGGGGCCGGCGAGCAGAGCGATCGCCTGCAGGCGCAGACCACCCATGAACAGGCGCAGCTCGAACGGGTATTGGCCGAGGGTGAATACGCCGCGGCGCAAGGTGCCCTGGCCAGTGCCCTGGGGCTGTCACCCTCGGCACCGCTGACACTTGCGGCCTTGAACGAACCGGCGGGGCAGGAGGCTGAGTTCATGGCCAGTGTCGATGCGCTGATGGCGCAAGCCAGGGCCCAGCACCCGGCCATCGACAAGGCCCGCGCCGAGTGGGCCGCAACCCGCGCCAAGGCGGATGAAGCGCGGGCGCAAGGGCGCCCCAAGGTGTCGTTGTTCAGCAGCTACCAGCAGCAGGACACGCCGATCGACCAGGTATCGACGCGCCAGCAGATCGAGACCTGGAGTGTCGGGGTGCAAATCACTGTGCCGATCTTCGACGGCTTTCTCAGCCGCCGACGTGCCCGCGCCGCCGATTACGAAGCCGGCGCCCGCGAACAGGCCGTGGCACAGACCGAGCGCACAGTCGCCCTCAACGTCTGGAAGAGCCGTCAGGCCCTGGATGCCCGCACCCGGGCACTGGCGATCAGCCGCAGCTTTGTCAGCAGCGCCGGGCAATCCCAGCGGGTCGCATTGGGGCGCTACAAGGCCGGGGTGGGCAGCATCATCGAACTGCTCAGGGCGCAGAATGAACTGGCCATCGCCGAGCAGCGGCGCGTGGAGGCGCAGGTCAACTGGTACACCGCCAGGTTGCAGTTGGCGGCGGACCTGGGGCAGTTGCATGGCGCGCTGTAG
- a CDS encoding VOC family protein: MSNKTTLCLWYDGTALEAATFYARTFPDSKVGAVHRAPGDFPSGQQGDVLTVEFTVLGIPCVGLNGGPLFKHSEAFSFQIATEDQAETDRLWNAIVDNGGQESACGWCKDKWGLSWQISPRLLIEAVTSTDRAAAKRAFDAMMGMRKIDIALIEAAFRGE; encoded by the coding sequence ATGAGCAATAAAACTACCCTCTGCCTCTGGTACGACGGCACAGCGCTGGAGGCTGCGACCTTTTACGCCCGGACCTTCCCCGACAGCAAGGTCGGGGCGGTGCACCGAGCGCCGGGCGACTTTCCTTCGGGCCAGCAAGGTGACGTGCTGACCGTCGAATTCACCGTGCTGGGCATCCCTTGCGTGGGGCTCAACGGCGGGCCGCTGTTCAAGCACAGCGAAGCGTTTTCATTCCAGATCGCGACTGAAGACCAGGCCGAAACCGATCGTTTGTGGAACGCCATTGTCGACAATGGCGGCCAGGAAAGCGCTTGCGGCTGGTGCAAGGACAAGTGGGGGCTGTCGTGGCAGATTTCGCCACGGCTGTTGATCGAGGCGGTGACCAGCACTGACCGCGCGGCGGCCAAGCGCGCCTTCGATGCGATGATGGGCATGCGCAAGATTGATATTGCGCTGATTGAGGCGGCGTTCAGGGGAGAGTAG
- a CDS encoding TonB-dependent receptor: MPALTRHRTRLASSFSSPTLCLVLGLVSLAPLTALADAATRSYQVPAGELGTALTRFAAQAGVSLSVDPGLVNGRRSAGLSGSFSVDEGFAQLLQGSGLQLQPVAAGAYTLVPTPHSADAVEIAPTSILGAHTDNDDGQRYAGGQVTRRGSQGLLGSRDFMETPFSMTTYTSEAIKGQQARTLGDLIASDPSVRATNPAGGRFEQFTIRGLSLFNSDVAYNGLYGILPTYSIDMEMADRVDIIKGPSQLINGISPRGSVGGGINVVPKRASDKPITEFTGSYASDSQVGGAVDIGRRFGEDGKFGLRFNGVKQSGDTEWDQQSVDREMAVLGLDFRGERLRLSTDIGHTERDTDAPQERVIIGATAKVPDAEDVRRNYAQAWSKARTNDTFGTLNAEFDINDALMAYGAVGARKSNHEFLRHNVPVSNDAGDFSVQPRDFTRDENVRTATAGLRNWFQTGPVSHELNLAANYFYMDFENGGGRYAAGSSNLYNPRPTPTPGTLLRSDAKVYTENRFSGVALSDTLGFFDQRLLLTLGARWQRVQVDDWSDGIKGDTAYDEEKLSPSGGILFKLSDQLSLYANYMEGLSQGKIAPSTSINEDQIFAPFISRQVEIGAKYDLGNFALTASAFRIKQPAYETNATTRVFGPNGKRENKGVELNVFGEPLKGFRLLGGVMYIDSELTDTVGGTFDGNRAPATPQYNVSLGAEYDVPALSGLTLTARGIHSSSQYLDQANSKQIDGWERYDLGARYAFKLDDKDITLRASVENVLDDRYWASAGASDDSEAGLTLSTPRTYLVSATLGF; this comes from the coding sequence ATGCCCGCACTGACCCGCCACCGAACGCGCCTGGCGTCTTCGTTTTCATCGCCCACCCTGTGCCTGGTGCTCGGTCTGGTATCGCTGGCTCCCCTGACGGCACTGGCCGACGCCGCCACCCGCAGCTACCAGGTACCGGCAGGGGAGCTGGGCACGGCGCTGACCCGCTTCGCCGCCCAGGCCGGGGTCAGCCTGTCGGTGGACCCCGGCCTGGTCAATGGCCGGCGCAGTGCCGGTTTGAGTGGCAGTTTCAGCGTTGACGAAGGTTTTGCCCAGCTGCTGCAGGGTTCTGGCCTGCAACTGCAACCGGTGGCTGCCGGTGCCTACACCCTGGTGCCAACCCCGCACAGCGCCGATGCAGTGGAGATCGCCCCAACCAGCATCCTCGGCGCTCACACCGACAACGACGATGGCCAGCGCTACGCCGGCGGCCAGGTCACCCGTCGCGGTTCGCAAGGTTTGCTCGGTTCGCGGGACTTCATGGAAACGCCCTTCAGCATGACCACCTACACCAGCGAGGCGATCAAGGGCCAGCAGGCGCGGACCCTCGGCGACCTGATCGCCAGCGACCCGTCGGTGCGCGCCACCAACCCGGCCGGTGGGCGCTTCGAGCAGTTCACCATTCGTGGTTTGAGCCTGTTCAACAGCGATGTCGCCTATAACGGCCTGTACGGCATCCTGCCAACCTACTCCATCGACATGGAAATGGCCGACCGCGTCGACATCATCAAAGGCCCCAGCCAGTTGATCAACGGCATCTCACCACGGGGCAGTGTCGGCGGCGGCATCAACGTGGTACCCAAGCGCGCCAGCGACAAGCCGATCACCGAGTTCACCGGCAGTTACGCCTCAGACAGCCAGGTCGGCGGCGCCGTCGATATCGGCCGGCGCTTTGGCGAGGACGGCAAGTTCGGCCTGCGCTTCAACGGCGTCAAGCAATCGGGCGACACTGAGTGGGACCAGCAGAGCGTCGACCGCGAGATGGCCGTGCTCGGCCTGGACTTTCGCGGCGAGCGGCTGCGCCTGTCGACCGATATCGGCCACACCGAGCGCGACACCGACGCGCCCCAGGAGCGTGTGATCATCGGCGCCACTGCCAAGGTCCCGGATGCCGAGGATGTGCGGCGCAACTACGCCCAGGCCTGGAGCAAGGCGCGCACCAACGATACCTTCGGCACGCTGAACGCCGAGTTCGACATCAATGACGCGCTGATGGCCTATGGCGCAGTCGGCGCACGCAAGAGCAACCACGAATTCCTCCGGCACAACGTGCCGGTTTCCAACGATGCCGGCGACTTCAGCGTCCAGCCCCGCGACTTCACCCGCGATGAAAACGTGCGCACCGCCACCGCCGGCCTACGCAACTGGTTCCAGACCGGCCCGGTGAGCCACGAGCTCAACCTGGCGGCCAACTACTTCTACATGGACTTCGAGAACGGCGGCGGTCGTTATGCCGCAGGCTCGAGCAATCTTTATAACCCGCGACCTACCCCTACCCCCGGCACGTTGCTGCGCTCGGATGCCAAGGTCTACACCGAGAACCGCTTCAGCGGCGTGGCGCTGTCCGACACCCTGGGCTTTTTCGACCAGCGCCTGCTGCTGACCCTGGGCGCGCGCTGGCAACGGGTCCAGGTCGACGACTGGAGCGATGGCATCAAAGGCGACACTGCCTATGACGAAGAAAAGCTCTCACCCTCGGGCGGCATCCTGTTCAAGCTCAGCGACCAGCTCTCGCTGTATGCCAACTACATGGAAGGCTTGAGCCAGGGCAAGATCGCCCCGTCGACCTCGATCAACGAAGACCAGATCTTTGCACCGTTCATCAGCCGTCAGGTGGAAATCGGCGCCAAGTACGACCTGGGCAACTTTGCCCTGACCGCCAGCGCCTTTCGCATCAAGCAACCGGCCTACGAGACCAACGCCACCACCCGGGTGTTCGGGCCCAACGGCAAGCGCGAGAACAAGGGTGTCGAGCTCAATGTATTTGGCGAGCCGCTCAAGGGCTTCCGCTTGCTGGGTGGGGTGATGTACATCGACAGCGAACTGACCGACACCGTCGGTGGTACTTTCGATGGCAACCGCGCGCCGGCAACACCGCAGTACAACGTCAGCCTGGGCGCCGAGTACGATGTGCCGGCCCTGTCCGGGCTGACCCTGACCGCACGCGGCATCCACTCAAGCTCGCAGTACCTGGACCAGGCCAACAGCAAGCAGATCGACGGCTGGGAGCGTTACGACCTGGGTGCGCGCTATGCCTTCAAGCTCGACGACAAGGACATCACCTTGCGCGCCAGTGTCGAGAACGTGCTGGACGACCGCTACTGGGCCTCGGCCGGCGCCTCCGACGACAGCGAAGCGGGCTTGACTCTGTCGACGCCACGAACCTATCTGGTATCGGCGACCCTGGGCTTCTGA
- a CDS encoding alkene reductase, with the protein MNDLFAPYPLGPLTLSNRLVMAPMTRSRAPEDIATEQIALHYTQRASAGLIVSEGTPISRQGQGYLFNPGIFSAQQIQGWKLVTDSVHSVGGKIFAQLWHVGRVSHTSIQPDGQAPVSATGKVAQGAVAFGYDERGEPGFVPTSTPRPLTTDEVGQVVADFAQAAANAIDAGFDGVEIHGANGYLLEQFLNPRVNDRSDRYSAATLENRLRFVFDVVDAVASRIGADKVGIRISPYGQLFDMPLYPEIDETYAALCAGMGARGIAYVHVMDQSHFFLASEGAQAQEQALRDLLSQCKAQLGRTALILAGNMTLERAQDLVDAGLIDLAGFGQPFIANPDLVARLKNGWPLTPADRDTYYGGGAKGYIDYPPYQPA; encoded by the coding sequence ATGAATGACCTGTTTGCCCCCTACCCCCTCGGCCCATTGACCCTGAGCAACCGTTTGGTCATGGCCCCGATGACCCGCTCTCGCGCGCCTGAAGACATTGCCACCGAACAGATCGCCCTGCACTACACACAGCGCGCCAGCGCCGGCCTGATCGTCTCCGAAGGCACGCCGATCTCCCGCCAGGGCCAGGGTTACCTGTTCAACCCGGGCATCTTCAGCGCGCAGCAGATCCAGGGCTGGAAGCTGGTGACCGACTCGGTGCACAGCGTCGGCGGCAAGATCTTTGCCCAGCTGTGGCACGTCGGCCGGGTGTCGCACACCTCGATTCAGCCCGACGGCCAGGCCCCGGTCAGCGCCACCGGCAAGGTTGCCCAGGGAGCGGTCGCCTTCGGCTATGACGAGCGCGGCGAACCGGGTTTCGTCCCCACCTCGACACCGCGCCCGCTGACCACCGATGAAGTCGGCCAGGTGGTCGCAGACTTTGCCCAGGCCGCAGCCAACGCCATCGATGCCGGTTTCGACGGCGTCGAGATTCACGGGGCCAACGGTTACTTGCTCGAACAGTTCCTCAACCCGCGAGTCAACGATCGCAGCGACCGTTACTCGGCGGCCACTCTGGAAAACCGCCTGCGCTTTGTCTTTGACGTGGTGGACGCCGTGGCTAGCCGCATCGGCGCCGACAAGGTCGGTATCCGCATCTCGCCGTACGGACAGTTGTTCGATATGCCGCTGTACCCTGAAATCGACGAGACCTACGCGGCGCTCTGCGCGGGCATGGGCGCACGCGGCATCGCCTACGTGCATGTGATGGACCAGAGCCACTTCTTCCTTGCCAGCGAAGGCGCCCAGGCTCAGGAGCAGGCACTGCGTGATTTGCTCAGTCAATGCAAGGCGCAGCTGGGCCGCACCGCGCTGATCCTGGCCGGCAACATGACCCTGGAGCGCGCCCAGGACCTGGTCGACGCCGGCCTGATCGACCTGGCAGGTTTTGGCCAACCCTTCATCGCCAACCCCGACCTGGTTGCACGCCTGAAAAATGGCTGGCCCTTGACCCCCGCGGACCGCGACACCTACTACGGTGGCGGGGCCAAAGGCTACATCGACTACCCGCCGTACCAGCCGGCCTGA
- a CDS encoding LysR family transcriptional regulator: MHLKAHRFFARVAVTGSFSATARHFQVPASSVSRFIAALESEIGQQLLYRNTRAVKLTEAGERYYLQIREVLELLDAADESISGKAGDIRGLVRINAPVAFAHLHIVRLLNGLQEQYPELSVELTATDAYIDPVQEGADITFRVGHLEDSGLIGRQICTQRYVLCASPDYLARHGHPTSAQDLRQHCCLVYKGTGGAQRWHLRRPGSESVEVVDVQGPLRSNNAQVLVEAALAGRGIVFFPSWLFSKHSFTSKALVQLLPDWEGAVEATPSQIHLLSPENRLRSQKVRRVWDYFLDAIGTPPYWDDLGA; this comes from the coding sequence ATGCACCTCAAAGCCCATCGGTTTTTCGCCAGGGTGGCCGTGACCGGCAGCTTTTCCGCCACCGCCCGGCACTTTCAGGTACCTGCCTCGTCGGTGTCACGCTTCATTGCCGCGCTCGAATCCGAGATCGGGCAGCAGTTGCTGTATCGCAACACCCGGGCAGTCAAGCTGACCGAGGCCGGCGAGCGCTATTACCTGCAGATCCGCGAGGTACTGGAATTGCTCGATGCCGCTGACGAGTCGATCAGCGGCAAGGCCGGCGACATTCGTGGCCTGGTGCGGATCAACGCGCCGGTGGCCTTCGCCCATCTGCATATCGTCCGGCTGCTCAATGGCTTGCAGGAGCAGTACCCGGAACTGAGCGTGGAACTGACCGCCACCGATGCCTATATCGACCCGGTGCAGGAGGGCGCCGACATCACCTTTCGCGTCGGCCATCTAGAGGATTCGGGGCTGATCGGGCGGCAGATCTGCACCCAGCGTTATGTGCTGTGCGCCAGCCCCGATTACCTCGCCAGACATGGCCATCCGACGTCCGCTCAGGACCTGCGCCAGCACTGTTGCCTGGTCTACAAAGGCACGGGCGGCGCGCAACGCTGGCACTTGCGCCGCCCGGGCAGCGAGAGCGTTGAAGTGGTCGACGTCCAGGGGCCGCTGCGCAGCAACAATGCCCAGGTGCTGGTCGAGGCGGCCCTGGCCGGGCGGGGTATTGTGTTCTTCCCCTCCTGGCTGTTCAGCAAACACAGCTTTACCAGCAAGGCCCTGGTGCAGTTGCTGCCCGACTGGGAAGGCGCCGTGGAGGCGACGCCCAGCCAGATTCACCTGCTGTCGCCGGAAAACCGCCTGCGCTCGCAGAAGGTGCGGCGGGTCTGGGACTATTTTCTCGACGCTATCGGTACGCCGCCGTATTGGGATGACCTGGGCGCCTGA
- a CDS encoding DUF1176 domain-containing protein, producing MFSARWNWLALTLLPTLTLAATAEQVPLSRVFQDWRVACDNTRRCTAVSGSTDNPGMGLYIVREAGLKGSTRVSAISYDDISLRYEFHLDGHPTEPWKYGSTAREYYYLEGDAAVEKLRELSISDTLSSNSNHGERRVSLQGLSATLLLMDSVQGRIGHPSAFMRPGFQPDSRLPTAPATPRLPRFTLAPTLSEAEQQAIGDAMIAQTKDELSASPHQNWKAQAEVYPLDPAHALVRLRYGCAEDGCNHSLYRVSRAAPYQATPLELKADPKAHFSPDLYGQISFNPVSGQLKIYREMGKDCGESSVWQYDGAAMQLKDRRTMWHCDSINEEYWPVLWRAKG from the coding sequence ATGTTTTCAGCAAGATGGAACTGGCTGGCCCTTACCCTGTTACCCACCCTGACCCTGGCCGCCACGGCAGAACAAGTGCCGTTGAGCCGGGTGTTCCAGGACTGGCGGGTGGCCTGCGACAACACCCGCCGCTGCACGGCAGTGTCGGGCAGCACCGACAACCCGGGCATGGGCCTGTACATCGTCCGCGAAGCCGGGCTCAAGGGCAGCACCCGGGTCAGTGCGATCAGCTACGACGACATCAGCCTGCGTTACGAATTTCACCTCGATGGCCACCCTACCGAACCATGGAAGTACGGTTCGACAGCGCGTGAGTACTATTACCTTGAGGGCGACGCCGCCGTTGAAAAGCTGCGCGAGCTGAGCATCAGCGACACCCTGAGTTCCAACAGCAACCATGGCGAGCGCCGGGTATCGCTGCAGGGCTTGAGCGCCACATTGCTGTTGATGGATTCGGTGCAAGGGCGCATCGGCCATCCCAGTGCATTCATGCGCCCGGGGTTCCAGCCGGACAGTCGCCTGCCCACCGCCCCGGCCACGCCCAGACTGCCGCGTTTTACCCTGGCGCCGACCTTGAGTGAGGCCGAGCAACAAGCAATCGGCGATGCCATGATCGCGCAGACCAAAGACGAGTTGAGTGCCTCCCCCCATCAGAACTGGAAAGCCCAGGCCGAGGTCTACCCCCTGGACCCGGCCCATGCCCTGGTGCGCCTGCGTTACGGTTGCGCCGAAGACGGTTGCAACCACAGCCTCTACCGCGTCTCACGCGCAGCGCCGTACCAGGCGACGCCATTGGAACTCAAAGCAGACCCCAAGGCTCACTTTAGCCCCGACCTGTATGGGCAGATCAGCTTCAATCCGGTTAGCGGCCAATTGAAAATCTACCGCGAAATGGGCAAGGACTGCGGCGAAAGCTCGGTCTGGCAGTACGACGGTGCGGCCATGCAGCTCAAGGACCGGCGGACGATGTGGCACTGCGACAGCATCAACGAGGAATACTGGCCGGTGCTCTGGCGCGCCAAGGGTTGA
- a CDS encoding GNAT family N-acetyltransferase has translation MISISPVSPHEWPTYRDLRLRALRDSPDAFGSTFESESQRTDENWAARIAAAAADGNDRAFFAFHGDAACGLVWCKLSAAEPGAADLYQMWVDPASRGLGAGSALLKAALAWAASAAVHQVRLGVTLADTPAMRLYQAHGFQPVGAPEPLREGSSLLSQAMECQLSI, from the coding sequence GTGATCAGCATTAGTCCCGTTTCACCCCATGAATGGCCAACCTACCGCGACCTGCGCCTGCGGGCGCTGCGCGATTCGCCGGATGCCTTTGGCAGTACCTTCGAGTCCGAGTCGCAACGCACCGATGAAAACTGGGCCGCGCGGATCGCGGCGGCCGCTGCCGATGGCAATGACCGGGCGTTTTTCGCTTTTCATGGTGACGCGGCATGCGGGCTGGTCTGGTGCAAATTGTCTGCGGCCGAGCCGGGTGCGGCGGACCTGTATCAGATGTGGGTCGACCCGGCTTCGCGGGGGCTGGGCGCCGGCAGTGCGTTGCTCAAGGCGGCACTGGCGTGGGCGGCAAGCGCTGCGGTGCACCAGGTGCGCCTGGGTGTCACGCTCGCCGATACCCCGGCGATGCGCTTGTACCAGGCCCATGGCTTCCAGCCAGTCGGTGCCCCGGAGCCACTGCGTGAGGGTTCAAGCTTGTTGTCGCAGGCCATGGAGTGCCAACTGAGCATTTAG